A region of Vitis riparia cultivar Riparia Gloire de Montpellier isolate 1030 chromosome 1, EGFV_Vit.rip_1.0, whole genome shotgun sequence DNA encodes the following proteins:
- the LOC117921529 gene encoding LOB domain-containing protein 40-like — translation MRMSCNGCRVLRKGCSDDCSLRPCLEWIKTPESQANATVFLAKFYGRAGLMNLLNAGPEHLRPAIFRSLLYEACGRIVNPIYGSVGLLWSGNWNHCQNAVDAVLGGSQIMEVPCDTAAIRPILPLKAYDIRHLSKDANSPHDLHKAKTRSRFKRCGARSKPHLDSAEFCNPGWNQFSPVDYNRAPSHDSSLIQQETDSMFSVETVEASLATPPKPNQLLKSDGQTDKTEAGLELTLGFYPISRPHACKLELGP, via the exons ATGAGGATGAGCTGCAATGGCTGTAGGGTTCTTCGCAAAGGTTGTAGTGATGACTGCAGTCTCAGACCCTGTCTTGAATGGATCAAAACTCCTGAATCCCAAGCCAATGCCACCGTCTTCCTAGCCAAGTTCTATGGCCGTGCCGGTCTCATGAACCTCCTCAATGCGGGGCCTGAGCACCTCCGTCCCG CCATATTCAGATCACTGCTTTACGAGGCCTGTGGACGAATCGTCAATCCTATATATGGATCGGTGGGGTTGCTATGGTCCGGGAACTGGAACCACTGCCAAAACGCGGTTGATGCAGTGCTTGGAGGATCGCAGATCATGGAAGTCCCTTGCGATACCGCTGCGATCCGCCCTATCCTTCCGCTCAAGGCGTATGACATACGCCACCTATCCAAGGACGCAAACTCTCCTCATGACCTTCACAAGGCTAAAACTCGAAGCCGGTTCAAGCGGTGTGGTGCTCGATCCAAACCCCATTTGGATTCGGCTGAGTTTTGTAACCCTGGATGGAACCAGTTTTCCCCGGTCGACTACAACCGAGCGCCCAGTCACGACTCCTCTCTGATTCAGCAGGAGACTGACAGCATGTTCTCTGTGGAAACCGTGGAGGCTTCGCTGGCGACTCCCCCAAAACCAAACCAACTTCTGAAATCCGATGGCCAAACCGATAAAACCGAGGCTGGGTTGGAACTCACTCTTGGCTTCTATCCAATCTCACGCCCCCACGCGTGTAAGCTGGAGCTGGGGCCTTGA
- the LOC117919689 gene encoding CLAVATA3/ESR (CLE)-related protein 27 gives MSFASGRRIMFSSLVVLLIISLLHIWLCCDCQAGAMRIFPGNGVGEEKGRHQMKARKSNEDLFRKFFNGRAFAFNRTAKGFDESKRRVPSCPDPLHNKQETGGILVS, from the exons ATGTCGTTTGCAAGCGGCAGGAGAATCATGTTCTCTTCTCTGGTGGTTCTGTTGATCATCTCGCTGCTCCATATTTGGCTCTGCTGCGACTGCCAAGCTGGGGCGATGCGGATTTTTCCCGGAAACGGCGTCGGAGAGGAGAAAGGGAGACACCAAATGAAAGCTAGGAAGAGCAATGAGGATTTGTTCCGCAAGTTCTTCAATGGAAGAGCTTTTGCTTTTAACCGAACTGCAAAAGGATTTGACGAGAGCAAAAGAAGAGTACCCAGTTGCCCAGATCCTCTTCACAACAA GCAGGAAACCGGGGGTATTTTGGTATCTTAA
- the LOC117924579 gene encoding uncharacterized protein LOC117924579 yields MGEGKGSTLVHLVVVVLSLVAFGFAVAAERRRSVGTIVTDDRNATYCVYNSDVATGYGVGGFLFLLTSESLLMGVTKCMCFGRPLAPGGNRAWSIIYFVSSWMTFLVAEACLIAGATKNAYHTKYRGMIYAQNFSCETLRKGVFIAGAVFVVATMILNVYYYMYFSKATDTQAVRKANRASSTVGMTGYA; encoded by the exons ATGGGAGAAGGAAAGGGTTCCACTCTAGTCCATCTAGTTGTGGTGGTTCTGAGTCTCGTCGCCTTTGGCTTTGCCGTTGCTGCTGAGCGCCGCAGAAGCGTC GGTACAATAGTTACAGATGATCGAAATGCTACCTACTGTGTTTACAACTCTGATGTTGCCACTGGCTATGGGGTGGGCGGATTCTTGTTCCTTCTGACAAGTGAATCACTACTCATGGGTGTGACAAAATGCATGTGTTTTGGGAGACCTTTAGCTCCTGGTGGAAATCGGGCTTGGTCCATCATCTATTTTGTCTCATCATG GATGACTTTTCTGGTTGCAGAAGCATGTCTAATTGCAGGTGCAACCAAGAATGCCTATCACACAAAGTATCGAGGAATGATTTATGCCCAGAACTTCTCCTGTGAAACATTGCGGAAGGGTGTTTTTATTGCTGGAGCAGTGTTTGTGGTTGCGACAATGATTCTCAATGTCTATTACTACATGTACTTTTCAAAAGCTACTGATACTCAAGCAGTCCGCAAAGCAAATCGTGCAAGCTCAACTGTTGGAATGACTGGGTATGCatag